The following are from one region of the Microbacterium sp. cx-55 genome:
- the rpsA gene encoding 30S ribosomal protein S1 — translation MTTATTAPAIKQVAINDIGSAEDFLAAVEKTLKFFNDGDLIEGTVVKIDRDEVLLDVGYKTEGVIPSRELSIKHDVDPNEVVKVGDAVEALVLQKEDKEGRLILSKKRAQYERAWGDVEKIKENDGVVTGSVIEVVKGGLIVDIGLRGFLPASLIELRRVRDLTPYLGQEIEAKILELDKNRNNVVLSRRALLEQTQSESRSNFLNNLHKGQVRKGTVSSIVNFGAFVDLGGVDGLVHVSELSWKHIEHASEVVEVGQEVTVEILEVDLDRERVSLSLKATQEDPWQVFARTHAIGQVTPGKVTKLVPFGAFVRVADGIEGLVHISELSGKHVELAEQVVSVGEEVFVKVIDIDLERRRISLSLKQANESVDPYGTEFDPALYGMVTEYDENGEYKYPEGFDSETNAWKEGFDTQREAWEQEYAAAQGRWEAHKAAVIKAAEAEAANPSTVDSSTGSSSFSSDSSNAGTLADDAALAALREKLSGR, via the coding sequence ATGACTACCGCAACGACCGCCCCGGCCATCAAGCAGGTCGCGATCAACGACATCGGATCTGCTGAAGACTTCCTGGCAGCGGTCGAGAAGACCCTCAAGTTCTTCAACGACGGAGACCTCATCGAAGGCACCGTCGTCAAGATCGACCGCGACGAGGTGCTCCTCGACGTCGGTTACAAGACCGAGGGTGTCATCCCCTCCCGCGAGCTCTCGATCAAGCACGACGTCGACCCCAACGAGGTCGTCAAGGTCGGCGACGCTGTCGAGGCCCTCGTTCTCCAGAAGGAGGACAAGGAAGGCCGCCTCATCCTGTCCAAGAAGCGCGCACAGTACGAGCGTGCGTGGGGCGATGTGGAGAAGATCAAGGAGAACGACGGTGTTGTCACCGGCTCCGTGATCGAGGTCGTCAAGGGTGGTCTGATCGTCGACATCGGCCTCCGCGGATTCCTCCCGGCGTCGCTCATCGAGCTGCGTCGTGTGCGCGACCTGACGCCGTACCTCGGCCAGGAGATCGAGGCGAAGATCCTCGAGCTCGACAAGAACCGCAACAACGTGGTCCTGTCGCGCCGTGCGCTCCTCGAGCAGACGCAGTCGGAGTCCCGCTCCAACTTCCTCAACAACCTGCACAAGGGCCAGGTCCGCAAGGGCACGGTCTCGTCGATCGTCAACTTCGGTGCGTTCGTCGACCTTGGCGGAGTGGACGGCCTCGTGCACGTCTCCGAGCTGTCGTGGAAGCACATCGAGCACGCCTCCGAGGTCGTCGAGGTCGGGCAGGAAGTCACCGTCGAGATCCTCGAGGTCGACCTCGACCGTGAGCGCGTGTCGCTCTCGCTCAAGGCGACCCAGGAGGACCCGTGGCAGGTCTTCGCCCGCACGCACGCCATCGGTCAGGTCACGCCCGGTAAGGTCACCAAGCTCGTTCCGTTCGGTGCGTTCGTGCGCGTCGCAGACGGCATCGAGGGCCTCGTGCACATCTCCGAGCTGTCGGGCAAGCACGTCGAGCTCGCCGAGCAGGTCGTGTCGGTCGGCGAAGAGGTCTTCGTCAAGGTCATCGACATCGACCTCGAGCGTCGCCGCATCTCGCTCTCGCTGAAGCAGGCGAACGAGTCGGTCGACCCGTACGGCACCGAGTTCGACCCGGCCCTCTACGGCATGGTCACCGAGTACGACGAGAACGGCGAGTACAAGTACCCCGAGGGCTTCGACTCCGAGACCAACGCGTGGAAGGAAGGGTTCGACACCCAGCGCGAGGCTTGGGAGCAGGAGTACGCCGCGGCACAGGGTCGCTGGGAGGCTCACAAGGCCGCCGTCATCAAGGCCGCCGAGGCCGAGGCCGCGAACCCGAGCACGGTCGACTCGAGCACGGGCTCCTCGTCCTTCTCGAGCGACTCCAGCAACGCCGGCACCCTCGCCGACGACGCTGCTCTCGCCGCGCTTCGCGAGAAGCTGTCGGGCCGCTGA
- the deoC gene encoding deoxyribose-phosphate aldolase has product MTENIARYVDHTLLKPEATSADVAATIAEAADLGTYSVCLSPSVLPVDLPEGLKLAVVVGFPSGKHHSEIKAAEASLAVAQGVDEIDMVIDIGAAIEGRYDAVESDIRAVRDAAPHPIVLKVIIESAALSDDAIVAVSKAAEAAGADFVKTSTGFHPAGGASVHAVELMKQTVGDRLQIKASGGIRTRADAEAMIAAGATRLGLSSTRAIVEDGVASGTY; this is encoded by the coding sequence ATGACTGAGAACATCGCCCGATACGTCGACCACACGCTGCTCAAGCCCGAGGCGACGTCGGCGGATGTCGCGGCCACGATCGCGGAAGCGGCGGACCTCGGCACGTACAGCGTCTGCCTGTCGCCGTCGGTGCTTCCCGTCGATCTTCCGGAGGGCCTGAAGCTCGCGGTCGTCGTGGGATTCCCGAGCGGCAAGCACCACTCCGAGATCAAGGCCGCCGAGGCCTCGCTCGCCGTGGCCCAGGGAGTCGATGAGATCGACATGGTGATCGACATCGGCGCGGCGATCGAGGGGCGTTACGACGCGGTCGAATCCGACATCCGTGCGGTGCGGGATGCGGCGCCGCACCCCATCGTGCTGAAGGTCATCATCGAGTCCGCGGCGCTGTCGGACGACGCGATCGTCGCCGTCTCGAAGGCCGCCGAGGCGGCGGGCGCGGACTTCGTCAAGACGTCGACCGGTTTCCACCCGGCCGGTGGTGCCTCGGTGCACGCGGTCGAACTCATGAAGCAGACCGTCGGCGATCGCCTTCAGATCAAGGCATCGGGCGGCATCCGGACCCGTGCGGATGCGGAGGCGATGATCGCCGCCGGTGCCACCCGCCTCGGACTGTCCAGCACTCGCGCGATCGTCGAGGACGGCGTCGCCTCCGGCACCTACTGA
- the coaE gene encoding dephospho-CoA kinase — protein MPLIALTGGIASGKSTVARRLAEHGAVIVDADALVRDVQAPGSPVLAAIAAEFGTELLGADGALDRAALGAIIFSDDEARHRLNAIVHPAVRAASADRFAQAFAADADAVVVYDVPLLVEARVDDPWELIVVAHAPSAVRLERLVTLRGLTRAEAEKRIAAQVDDDARLAVADVVIDTAGSLAETHAQADALWERLRA, from the coding sequence ATGCCGCTCATCGCTCTCACCGGGGGCATCGCCTCGGGAAAGTCCACCGTTGCGCGCCGACTCGCCGAGCACGGTGCGGTGATCGTCGACGCCGACGCGCTCGTGCGCGATGTGCAGGCGCCGGGTTCGCCGGTGCTTGCGGCGATCGCCGCCGAGTTCGGGACAGAGCTCCTCGGCGCGGACGGCGCTCTCGACCGCGCGGCGCTCGGCGCGATCATCTTCTCCGACGACGAGGCGCGGCACCGCCTGAACGCCATCGTGCATCCGGCGGTGCGCGCCGCATCCGCCGATCGATTCGCACAGGCCTTCGCCGCGGATGCGGACGCGGTGGTCGTCTACGACGTTCCGCTGCTCGTGGAGGCGCGGGTCGATGACCCGTGGGAACTCATCGTCGTTGCCCACGCTCCGTCGGCGGTTCGGCTCGAACGCCTGGTGACGCTGCGCGGTCTGACGCGCGCCGAGGCCGAGAAGCGGATCGCCGCGCAGGTGGACGACGATGCCCGCCTCGCGGTCGCAGACGTGGTCATCGACACGGCCGGGTCGCTCGCGGAGACCCACGCGCAGGCCGACGCGCTCTGGGAGCGCCTGCGCGCCTGA
- a CDS encoding sensor histidine kinase, protein MSHEETAGVPVADRVVDSSGLRRRIRQAAASFELPPFLENGRGRTTALLQLALCAVVIVLVVVVVFVPLSGDVSLFWLGAIIVLAAGGAAVLVPWAVLSPWWIIAIPLIDIVGILLLRQAQPSAGFDALFLVPIVWLSIFYGLFGYLIGVVAVPLTVLTTVLIDGTQPFTYTIIVLPAVAFVLASISLLLSRQMTAQRVLFSRQTGTMARTLRRAQKQEELLAEVLDTIDFGVIRIAVDGSTTVANEAHARLQRAARSAASGLDERGASYGADGVTPLDRADIPFARAARGEVFDNQIVWFGGEGSRRRALSVTARRTRAVDGADSGAVIVSRDVTSELTALRARDSLVSSVSHELRTPLTSIIGYLELAVDDPNVPARARKNLEIAERNAARLLGIVSDILTASSRSEMSADLTISQQDIDVAEVLRASGEAWEPTAAERAIEIDMDGIRPAPAYADPLRMRQVIDNLISNAVKYNRDGGYVALAVHSDGLATSITVTDSGIGLSSDELHRVFERFFRAGDDEATGTGLGLSISREIVRAHGGEVTVTSAVGVGSTFTVILPATADSLDDPDGEARTVSLDESTGPGNGARR, encoded by the coding sequence ATGAGCCACGAAGAGACCGCGGGAGTCCCCGTCGCGGATCGTGTCGTCGACTCCTCCGGGCTGCGTCGAAGGATTCGGCAGGCGGCCGCATCCTTCGAACTTCCCCCCTTCCTCGAGAACGGCCGGGGCCGGACGACGGCCCTGCTGCAGCTCGCGCTCTGCGCGGTGGTCATCGTTCTCGTCGTCGTGGTCGTCTTCGTGCCCCTCAGCGGTGACGTGAGCCTGTTCTGGCTCGGCGCGATCATCGTGCTCGCCGCGGGAGGGGCGGCGGTACTGGTTCCGTGGGCCGTGCTTTCGCCCTGGTGGATCATCGCGATCCCGCTCATCGACATCGTCGGCATTCTGCTGCTGCGGCAGGCGCAGCCGTCGGCAGGGTTCGACGCGCTCTTCTTGGTTCCGATCGTCTGGCTGTCGATCTTCTACGGCCTGTTCGGCTACTTGATCGGCGTCGTCGCCGTGCCCCTCACAGTGCTGACGACCGTCCTGATCGATGGAACACAACCCTTCACCTACACGATCATCGTTCTGCCGGCCGTGGCGTTCGTGCTGGCGTCGATCAGCCTCCTGCTCTCGCGGCAGATGACCGCGCAGCGGGTGCTGTTCTCCCGGCAGACGGGCACGATGGCGCGGACCCTCCGGCGTGCGCAGAAACAAGAAGAGCTCCTGGCGGAGGTTCTCGACACGATCGATTTCGGCGTCATCCGCATCGCCGTCGACGGATCGACCACGGTCGCGAACGAAGCGCACGCCCGCCTGCAGCGCGCTGCGCGCTCCGCGGCGTCCGGTCTCGACGAGCGTGGTGCGTCGTACGGCGCGGATGGCGTCACACCGCTCGACCGGGCCGACATCCCGTTCGCTCGTGCCGCACGCGGTGAAGTGTTCGACAACCAGATCGTGTGGTTCGGCGGGGAGGGCTCCCGGCGTCGTGCGTTGAGCGTCACCGCACGCAGGACGCGCGCGGTCGACGGTGCCGACAGCGGAGCCGTGATCGTGTCGCGCGATGTCACGAGTGAACTGACCGCCCTCCGCGCCCGCGATTCGCTGGTCTCCTCGGTTTCGCACGAGCTCCGCACCCCGCTCACGTCGATCATCGGCTACCTCGAGCTCGCGGTCGACGATCCGAACGTGCCCGCGCGCGCCCGGAAGAACCTCGAGATCGCGGAGCGGAACGCCGCACGACTGCTCGGCATCGTGTCCGACATCCTGACGGCGTCGAGCCGCTCGGAGATGTCGGCCGACCTGACCATCTCGCAGCAGGACATCGATGTCGCCGAGGTGCTCCGCGCGAGCGGTGAGGCCTGGGAGCCGACCGCGGCCGAGCGCGCGATCGAGATCGACATGGACGGGATCCGTCCTGCGCCGGCGTACGCGGATCCGCTGCGGATGCGGCAGGTGATCGACAATCTGATCAGCAACGCCGTGAAGTACAACCGCGACGGCGGCTACGTCGCTCTCGCGGTGCACTCGGATGGTCTTGCCACGAGCATCACCGTCACCGACAGCGGAATCGGTCTGAGCAGCGACGAGCTCCATCGCGTCTTCGAGCGCTTCTTCCGCGCCGGCGACGACGAGGCGACCGGAACAGGTCTCGGTCTCTCGATCAGTCGGGAGATCGTGCGCGCCCACGGCGGCGAAGTCACGGTCACGAGCGCCGTGGGTGTGGGATCCACCTTCACCGTGATCCTGCCGGCGACCGCGGACAGCCTCGACGACCCCGATGGTGAGGCGCGGACCGTCTCGTTGGACGAGAGTACCGGGCCGGGGAACGGGGCTCGCCGATGA
- a CDS encoding LLM class flavin-dependent oxidoreductase: MESFGTLSFGHYGPLGGGRILTAKDSMLQAIDLGVGMDELGVNGIAFRVHHFARQQASPMPLLAAIAARTKRIEVGTGVIDMRYENPLYLAEEAAAVDLISDGRLALGVSRGSPESVIGGYEAFGYTGSNDPRGADLAREHFDLFLRAIDGEGLAERDPDSPFGGGTGRQQIEPQSPGLRSRVWWGAGSRDTAEWAGRIGVNLMSSTLLTEADGTPFDLLQAQQIDAFRAAWKDAGHAGTPRVSVSRSIFPITTREDAMYFGGAQGGDQIGIIDGMRSTFGKTYAGEPDALVEQLLADEAIRSADTLMLTIPSQLGVEFNLRLVESFAKYVAPALGWKPNTAGRSHGTPIGGGARSAV, translated from the coding sequence ATGGAAAGTTTCGGAACTCTCTCGTTCGGGCACTACGGCCCTCTCGGTGGCGGCCGCATCCTCACCGCCAAGGACTCGATGCTGCAGGCCATCGACCTCGGCGTCGGCATGGACGAGCTCGGCGTCAACGGCATCGCCTTCCGTGTGCACCACTTCGCCCGTCAGCAGGCCTCTCCGATGCCGCTGCTCGCCGCGATCGCGGCGCGCACGAAGCGCATCGAAGTCGGCACCGGCGTGATCGACATGCGTTACGAGAACCCGCTGTACCTCGCCGAGGAGGCGGCCGCGGTCGATCTCATCAGCGACGGCCGACTCGCGCTCGGCGTGAGCCGTGGCTCACCCGAGTCCGTCATCGGCGGCTACGAGGCGTTCGGCTACACCGGTTCGAACGACCCCCGCGGCGCCGACCTGGCGCGGGAGCACTTCGACCTCTTCCTCCGCGCCATCGACGGGGAAGGGCTCGCCGAGCGCGACCCCGACAGCCCGTTCGGCGGCGGCACCGGTCGGCAGCAGATCGAGCCGCAGTCCCCCGGCCTGCGTTCACGGGTCTGGTGGGGCGCGGGAAGCCGCGACACGGCCGAATGGGCCGGCCGGATCGGTGTGAACCTCATGTCGTCGACGCTTCTGACGGAGGCAGACGGCACGCCGTTCGACCTACTACAGGCGCAGCAGATCGATGCCTTCCGCGCCGCGTGGAAGGACGCCGGTCACGCCGGCACGCCGCGCGTCTCGGTGAGCCGCAGCATCTTCCCGATCACCACCCGCGAGGACGCCATGTACTTCGGTGGCGCGCAGGGCGGCGACCAGATCGGCATCATCGACGGGATGCGGTCGACCTTCGGCAAGACCTACGCCGGCGAACCGGACGCTCTCGTCGAGCAACTGCTGGCGGATGAGGCGATCCGCTCCGCCGACACCCTCATGCTCACGATCCCGAGTCAGCTCGGCGTCGAGTTCAATCTGCGACTCGTCGAATCGTTCGCGAAGTACGTCGCGCCCGCGCTGGGGTGGAAGCCGAACACCGCAGGTCGCTCGCACGGCACACCGATCGGCGGCGGCGCTCGGAGCGCCGTCTGA
- a CDS encoding PAS domain-containing sensor histidine kinase has product MARRDGETGPVLTRLRAAFRSSLLGERHSRSAAVRGRSAALNQLLLCAVVLIVSSLALFIGSHPNGTLFLAAVLLVFAGGAAALVVPWSQLPQGCVMVIPVIDIVAIGLLRMAEPAGGLGLLWVFPAIWLATLGAVGFALQFVLITVLYWAIVATSPGTTTTVTYAVVLLPVVIMSVATTVFVSNRRSQAQQSLLDRQAVLLSGALQRAQRQEELMTEVLDAVDFGVLRIAPDGTVAVVNEALGRFQNAIPGFGIQDRELDNAYRPDGTTRIHQDERPLVRAIQGEVFDDQVVWFGHPDERRTAMSMTARRMRDAYGADAGAVLIARDVTRELTALRARDRLVASVSHELRTPLTSVLGYIDLALDNLDRPEAVRKDLEIAGRNGERLLEIVADILAASSSSRLSVDMRISPEDVDVADIVRACAEAWRPRAAERAVTIVTGDVEPARAFADPLRLRQVVDNLVSNAVKYNRDGGEASIGCASDGESTWIVVRDTGPGMTPVDQERLFERYFRARNDVEGTGLGLSISRDIARAHGGDITARSERGVGSTFIVRLPATSRAAATADAAGDEPRRDAGEART; this is encoded by the coding sequence ATGGCACGGCGCGACGGAGAGACGGGGCCGGTGCTGACGCGCCTCCGGGCGGCGTTCCGTTCTTCTCTCCTCGGCGAGCGGCACTCGCGGTCCGCAGCCGTGCGCGGCCGATCCGCGGCGCTGAACCAGCTGCTCCTGTGCGCTGTCGTTCTGATCGTCAGCAGCCTGGCGTTGTTCATCGGCTCGCATCCGAACGGGACGCTCTTCCTCGCGGCCGTCCTGCTCGTGTTCGCCGGCGGTGCGGCCGCGCTCGTGGTGCCGTGGTCGCAGCTACCGCAGGGGTGTGTGATGGTCATCCCCGTCATCGACATCGTCGCGATTGGGCTGCTGCGGATGGCGGAGCCGGCCGGAGGTCTCGGGCTCCTGTGGGTCTTCCCCGCCATCTGGCTCGCGACGCTCGGCGCGGTCGGCTTCGCTTTGCAGTTCGTGCTGATCACGGTGTTGTACTGGGCGATCGTGGCCACCTCGCCGGGAACGACGACGACCGTGACCTATGCAGTGGTGCTGCTGCCCGTCGTGATCATGTCGGTGGCCACGACCGTGTTCGTCAGCAATCGCCGCTCGCAGGCGCAGCAGAGCCTCCTCGATCGCCAGGCCGTGCTCCTCTCGGGAGCGCTGCAGCGCGCACAACGACAAGAAGAGCTCATGACCGAGGTGCTGGACGCCGTCGATTTCGGCGTGCTCCGCATCGCGCCCGATGGCACCGTCGCCGTCGTGAACGAGGCGCTGGGTCGCTTCCAGAACGCGATCCCCGGTTTCGGCATCCAGGACCGCGAACTCGACAACGCCTACCGTCCCGACGGAACCACCCGGATCCACCAGGACGAGCGGCCCCTCGTCCGCGCGATCCAGGGAGAGGTGTTCGATGACCAGGTGGTCTGGTTCGGACACCCCGACGAACGACGGACCGCGATGAGCATGACCGCGCGCCGGATGCGGGACGCCTACGGCGCCGATGCAGGCGCGGTCCTGATCGCGCGCGATGTGACGCGCGAACTGACGGCCCTGCGAGCGCGGGACCGCCTGGTCGCCTCGGTGTCGCACGAGTTGCGCACCCCGCTGACCTCCGTGCTGGGCTACATCGATCTGGCGCTCGACAACCTCGACCGGCCCGAGGCCGTGCGGAAAGACCTCGAGATCGCGGGGCGGAACGGCGAACGCCTGCTCGAGATCGTGGCCGATATCCTCGCGGCGTCGAGTTCGTCGCGGTTGTCGGTGGACATGCGGATCTCGCCGGAGGACGTGGATGTCGCCGACATCGTGCGCGCCTGCGCGGAAGCGTGGCGCCCGCGCGCGGCCGAGCGGGCGGTCACGATCGTCACGGGCGATGTCGAGCCGGCCCGGGCGTTCGCCGACCCGCTGCGGCTGCGGCAGGTCGTCGACAACCTGGTGAGCAATGCCGTGAAGTACAACCGCGACGGCGGCGAAGCATCCATCGGCTGCGCGAGCGACGGCGAGTCGACGTGGATCGTCGTCCGCGACACGGGGCCGGGCATGACGCCCGTCGACCAGGAGCGTCTGTTCGAGCGATACTTCCGTGCCCGGAACGATGTCGAAGGCACCGGCCTCGGCCTGTCCATCAGCCGCGACATCGCTCGCGCGCACGGAGGCGACATCACGGCGCGGAGCGAGCGCGGCGTGGGGTCCACGTTCATCGTGCGATTGCCGGCCACCTCGCGGGCGGCAGCGACCGCCGATGCGGCGGGGGACGAGCCCCGACGAGACGCCGGAGAGGCGCGCACGTGA
- a CDS encoding GNAT family N-acetyltransferase, with amino-acid sequence MVTIRPLTTSDRHDWLALWSGYLAFYETALDDATTDATFARLVDSESSMHAALARDENDTVIGLVQWVTHPATWSTGDYCYLEDLFVSPDARGGGTGRALIEHVRAWAADERCAKVYWLTAESNSVARELYDRVATRSGMIQYQIRL; translated from the coding sequence ATGGTCACGATCCGCCCGCTCACGACGTCGGATCGCCACGACTGGCTCGCTCTTTGGAGCGGGTATCTGGCGTTCTATGAGACGGCGCTCGACGACGCGACCACGGACGCGACGTTCGCGCGTCTCGTCGATTCGGAATCGAGCATGCACGCGGCCCTCGCCCGCGACGAGAACGACACCGTGATCGGTCTCGTGCAGTGGGTCACGCACCCGGCGACCTGGTCGACCGGCGATTACTGCTATCTGGAAGACCTCTTCGTCTCCCCCGACGCGCGGGGAGGCGGAACGGGACGAGCGCTCATCGAACACGTGCGCGCCTGGGCCGCGGACGAGCGCTGCGCGAAGGTCTACTGGTTGACCGCCGAGAGCAACAGTGTCGCCCGCGAGTTGTACGACCGCGTCGCGACCCGCAGCGGCATGATCCAGTACCAGATCCGGCTGTGA
- a CDS encoding FBP domain-containing protein, which translates to MLPLSEARIRASFINASRSERAHILVPTDLAETAWDRADFLGWRDRKLPQVGYVIAELDGEAVGLILREADTKARSRPQCSWCSDVELPNDVVLFTAKRVGDAGRRGDTVGTLVCANFECSRNVRRLPPSAYLGFDREAARDRRIDMLRENVTNFVSSLRDGR; encoded by the coding sequence ATGCTTCCCCTTTCCGAGGCCCGCATCCGGGCATCTTTCATCAACGCGTCCCGCAGCGAACGCGCGCACATCCTCGTTCCGACCGATCTCGCCGAGACAGCGTGGGACCGCGCCGACTTCTTGGGATGGCGGGACCGCAAACTCCCCCAGGTCGGCTACGTGATCGCCGAGCTCGACGGCGAAGCCGTCGGCCTGATCCTTCGCGAGGCGGACACGAAGGCCCGGTCCCGTCCGCAGTGCTCATGGTGCAGCGACGTCGAGCTGCCGAACGACGTGGTGCTGTTCACCGCGAAGCGCGTCGGCGATGCGGGGCGCCGTGGCGATACCGTGGGCACGCTCGTGTGCGCGAACTTCGAATGCTCCCGCAACGTGCGACGGCTTCCGCCCTCCGCCTATCTCGGATTCGACCGGGAAGCCGCGCGGGATCGTCGCATCGACATGCTGCGCGAGAACGTCACGAACTTCGTGTCGAGTCTGCGCGACGGCCGCTGA
- a CDS encoding DUF3054 domain-containing protein: MRSSASRAASAFVLDAVLVIVFAATGRASHEESPWAGLALTAWPFLAGLVLGWLITLAWRAPSSPVRIGLGVWAITVAGGMLLRAASGQGTALPFIIVASIVLFVALVGWRIIAAAVARRRRG, encoded by the coding sequence GTGAGGTCATCCGCATCCCGTGCCGCGAGCGCATTCGTTCTCGACGCAGTCCTCGTGATCGTCTTCGCCGCTACCGGGCGCGCCAGTCACGAGGAGAGCCCGTGGGCGGGTCTGGCGCTCACCGCGTGGCCGTTCCTCGCCGGGCTCGTGCTCGGCTGGCTCATCACGCTCGCGTGGCGGGCGCCCTCGTCGCCGGTGCGCATTGGCCTCGGCGTCTGGGCGATCACCGTCGCGGGCGGGATGCTGCTGCGCGCCGCATCCGGGCAGGGGACCGCTCTTCCGTTCATCATCGTGGCGTCGATCGTGCTGTTCGTCGCGCTCGTCGGGTGGCGGATCATCGCCGCCGCGGTTGCGCGGCGGCGGCGCGGCTGA
- a CDS encoding NYN domain-containing protein produces MHSSSTNTWVLVDGENIDATLGGSILGRRPQPDERPRWDRILSFVERSWSQPARGLFFLNATTNVPMTFVQALKAMDYEPVLLSGPPESKIVDIAIQRTLQALRDRDSDVVLVSHDGDFVEDVESLIDGERRVGVLAFAEFRSSTYSALPGLTFFDLEYDARAFDAPLPRIRVIPIDEFDPAAFLG; encoded by the coding sequence ATGCACTCCAGCAGCACCAACACGTGGGTTCTCGTCGACGGCGAGAACATCGACGCGACGCTCGGCGGATCGATCCTCGGCCGACGCCCGCAGCCCGATGAGCGCCCGCGCTGGGACCGCATCCTGAGCTTCGTCGAGCGCAGTTGGTCGCAGCCGGCCCGCGGTCTGTTCTTCTTGAACGCGACCACGAACGTGCCGATGACGTTCGTGCAGGCGCTCAAGGCCATGGACTACGAGCCGGTGCTGCTGTCCGGTCCGCCCGAGTCGAAGATCGTCGACATCGCCATCCAGCGGACCCTGCAGGCGCTGCGCGACCGCGACAGCGACGTCGTCCTGGTCAGCCACGACGGAGATTTCGTCGAGGACGTCGAGTCGCTCATCGACGGAGAACGGCGCGTCGGCGTGCTGGCGTTCGCGGAGTTCCGGAGCTCGACCTACTCGGCTCTGCCCGGCCTCACGTTCTTCGATCTCGAGTACGACGCCCGCGCTTTCGACGCACCGTTGCCGCGCATCCGCGTCATCCCGATCGACGAGTTCGACCCGGCTGCGTTCCTCGGCTGA
- a CDS encoding GIY-YIG nuclease family protein, translating to MPDERRSCAIADGCGGPVPAASPLPLCELHLALAAEASVDVHGETDLLPAPCRRCGSPLGARFRSGWICAVCDWHHGEVVDGELPAPRLDIVYYLGFRDRVKIGTTVNPRQRFAAIRHDRVLAFERGDRMREHLRHAQFAEERLGRSEWFVRSSALDAHIDTLRGDVNPWTRYAQWQSAALAVGFIG from the coding sequence GTGCCCGATGAACGACGTTCCTGTGCCATCGCGGACGGATGCGGCGGCCCCGTGCCCGCAGCGTCCCCGCTGCCGCTCTGCGAACTCCACCTCGCCCTCGCCGCGGAGGCGTCCGTCGACGTGCACGGCGAGACCGATCTGCTCCCCGCACCGTGCCGTCGATGCGGATCGCCGCTGGGTGCGCGGTTCCGGTCGGGATGGATCTGTGCGGTCTGCGACTGGCACCACGGCGAGGTCGTCGACGGCGAGCTTCCGGCGCCGAGACTCGACATCGTCTACTACCTCGGGTTCCGCGACCGGGTGAAGATCGGAACGACGGTGAATCCGCGTCAGCGATTCGCGGCCATCCGCCACGATCGGGTGCTCGCGTTCGAGCGTGGCGACCGGATGCGGGAGCACCTGCGACACGCCCAGTTCGCCGAGGAGCGGCTCGGGCGGAGCGAGTGGTTCGTCCGCAGTTCTGCGCTCGACGCCCACATCGACACGCTTCGCGGCGACGTGAACCCCTGGACGCGATACGCCCAGTGGCAGAGCGCTGCTCTCGCGGTCGGGTTCATCGGATGA
- a CDS encoding GNAT family N-acetyltransferase: MTAVALRPSTAADLEWLVELRAVVLRDDLERLGRYDPVRVRERMRNVFDAQNTRVVIVDGVDVGCVSVRPEVDVRWLEHFYLAPHLQGRGIGGRVLRDILADPDPRPLRLNVLQGSAAQRLYERHSFVEDTSDDVDVYMTYRPA, translated from the coding sequence GTGACAGCCGTCGCCCTGCGGCCGAGCACGGCGGCAGATCTCGAGTGGCTCGTCGAGCTCCGGGCCGTCGTGCTGCGGGACGACCTGGAACGCCTCGGCCGGTACGACCCGGTTCGGGTCAGAGAGCGGATGCGGAACGTCTTCGACGCGCAGAACACCCGCGTGGTCATCGTCGACGGCGTCGACGTCGGGTGCGTGTCGGTCCGGCCGGAGGTAGACGTGCGGTGGCTCGAGCACTTCTACCTGGCGCCGCATCTGCAGGGACGGGGAATCGGCGGTCGGGTGCTGCGCGACATCCTCGCCGACCCCGATCCGCGGCCGCTTCGACTGAACGTGCTGCAGGGCAGCGCCGCGCAGCGGCTCTACGAACGGCACTCCTTCGTCGAAGACACGTCCGACGACGTCGACGTGTACATGACGTATCGGCCCGCCTGA